In Vibrio bathopelagicus, one DNA window encodes the following:
- a CDS encoding IclR family transcriptional regulator, whose translation MQTETPQVQGDTPTLRLFALLEVIAQKDEFISLQGLVEETGLPKPTLHRMLQQLEAAGIIQRDGDEKHYSSGIRLRKLAENLLFNSTMHSARRTILENLRAEVGESCNLTALSSGEIIYLDRAETEAPLRFHLQPGSRVPVHCSATGKLFLAHMSKSQRRRLIESVPLTQYTVKTITDYSTLEKDIEEAKIQGFAIDDEEFLPGLVCIAVLIPSSTGQSNLGLAIQAPVIRVKPDEAIKFLPALQKAAKALAKIESDNWG comes from the coding sequence ATGCAAACAGAAACACCACAAGTTCAAGGAGATACACCCACTCTCCGACTTTTTGCACTATTAGAGGTGATAGCGCAAAAAGATGAGTTTATTTCTCTTCAAGGGCTCGTCGAAGAAACCGGACTACCGAAACCAACTCTGCACCGCATGCTGCAACAATTGGAAGCCGCGGGCATCATTCAAAGAGATGGTGACGAAAAGCATTACAGCTCTGGCATTCGACTCCGAAAACTTGCTGAAAACCTACTGTTCAATAGCACCATGCACAGTGCACGACGCACGATTCTTGAAAACCTTCGAGCAGAAGTCGGCGAGAGCTGCAACCTAACAGCACTGTCGAGCGGTGAGATCATCTACCTTGACCGAGCGGAAACCGAAGCGCCACTTCGCTTCCATTTGCAACCCGGCTCTCGCGTGCCCGTGCATTGCTCGGCAACAGGCAAACTGTTTTTGGCTCACATGTCGAAATCACAACGCAGAAGACTGATCGAAAGTGTGCCACTCACTCAATACACCGTGAAAACCATTACCGACTATTCGACATTAGAGAAAGACATCGAAGAAGCGAAGATCCAAGGTTTTGCGATTGATGATGAAGAGTTCTTACCGGGGTTAGTCTGTATCGCCGTATTGATACCGTCTTCTACTGGCCAATCCAATCTCGGCTTAGCAATACAAGCACCAGTGATTCGAGTAAAACCAGACGAAGCAATTAAGTTTCTGCCAGCGCTTCAAAAAGCAGCCAAAGCGCTCGCGAAGATAGAGTCTGATAACTGGGGCTAG
- a CDS encoding cobaltochelatase CobT-related protein — translation MANVSSQQKKILDLGVSVARAISGELNLNYRGERLYNGNNPCYYQSAHTNDLTFVSRHELKNSKLSMQGKIDSSALRLLLSDTNLHYSLRPKNEVERLLYDFCEQVRIESQVPLYLKGVTKSIQFNFAYWSDQYHQNGFTESRIGMLLFTLMQVIHTRLTGVPVSEPIAETIESTRSGIVPIFGSSLKRLKEHRADQQQFAHCANELAFLAQELINQEQESNSSTTPTVEEDIKILAQLALIVDGDIQDEDVDTDITGSSKVFELSGANYQVFNSEFDQVVAADKLVRRALLLELRQKLTDDIMARQVNTRRLAAMLTSFVATPQRNRRQDHLEEGIVNATTITKLITSPLDRAVFYQPDIGASHQCAITFLMDCSGSMQKHSHKLSLLMDTILKSVGLANIPFEIIGFTTNNWNGGKVYRQWLKQGQPKHPGRLNEVRHIVFKDFDTHWRRSRLGIASLRKADIFKEGIDGEAVQFASLRLQQHSAQRKVLIVFSDGCPMDTATSTANDQFYLDNHLKQVIERESSQNSIEIHGVGMGVDLSPYYRSNITLDVQESCLFGLSRSIFEMLKR, via the coding sequence ATGGCCAATGTTTCTTCTCAGCAGAAAAAGATCCTCGACCTTGGTGTGTCTGTCGCTAGAGCGATCAGTGGTGAATTGAACCTGAATTATCGGGGAGAGCGTCTCTATAACGGCAACAACCCTTGCTATTATCAGTCTGCCCACACCAACGATCTCACCTTTGTGTCTCGCCATGAGTTGAAAAACAGCAAGCTTTCGATGCAAGGAAAGATCGATTCATCTGCATTACGACTCTTGCTTTCCGACACAAATCTTCACTATTCACTACGACCTAAAAACGAAGTCGAACGTCTGTTATATGATTTCTGCGAACAAGTACGAATTGAATCGCAAGTTCCGCTTTATCTAAAAGGCGTGACTAAGAGCATTCAATTCAACTTTGCTTATTGGAGCGACCAATATCATCAGAATGGTTTTACTGAATCTCGAATTGGGATGCTACTGTTCACGCTGATGCAGGTCATCCACACCCGCTTAACCGGTGTTCCAGTTTCGGAACCAATTGCGGAAACCATTGAATCGACTCGCTCCGGCATCGTGCCTATTTTCGGAAGCAGCCTGAAGCGCTTGAAGGAGCATCGAGCCGACCAACAACAGTTTGCTCACTGCGCCAATGAACTGGCCTTTTTAGCGCAAGAGCTCATCAACCAAGAGCAAGAGAGTAATAGCTCAACCACGCCAACGGTTGAAGAAGACATCAAGATCCTCGCGCAGCTTGCCCTTATCGTTGATGGCGACATTCAAGATGAAGACGTCGATACCGATATCACGGGTAGTAGTAAGGTGTTTGAACTGTCGGGCGCCAATTATCAGGTCTTTAATTCAGAATTTGACCAAGTGGTTGCCGCAGATAAACTCGTCAGGCGCGCCCTGTTACTCGAGCTTAGGCAAAAGCTCACCGATGACATTATGGCGAGACAAGTGAACACCCGCCGTTTAGCCGCTATGCTCACCAGCTTTGTTGCGACGCCCCAAAGGAATCGACGTCAGGATCATTTGGAAGAAGGCATCGTCAACGCCACCACTATCACCAAACTCATCACATCACCGTTGGATCGTGCTGTCTTTTATCAACCTGACATTGGCGCGTCTCATCAATGTGCCATCACATTTCTAATGGACTGCTCAGGTTCTATGCAAAAACACAGTCACAAGCTAAGTTTGTTGATGGATACGATTCTCAAATCCGTTGGGCTAGCCAACATTCCTTTTGAGATTATTGGCTTCACCACCAATAACTGGAACGGTGGTAAGGTTTATCGGCAGTGGCTCAAGCAAGGTCAGCCAAAACACCCAGGCCGCTTAAACGAAGTTAGACATATTGTGTTTAAGGATTTTGATACACATTGGAGACGCTCTCGCCTTGGCATTGCTAGCCTTCGTAAAGCCGATATATTTAAAGAAGGGATTGATGGCGAAGCGGTTCAGTTCGCTAGCCTTCGGCTGCAACAGCACAGCGCGCAGAGAAAGGTTTTAATCGTGTTCTCAGACGGCTGTCCGATGGATACTGCCACCAGCACTGCCAACGATCAGTTCTATTTGGATAACCATCTCAAACAAGTGATCGAGCGCGAATCGAGCCAAAACAGTATCGAAATTCATGGTGTGGGAATGGGCGTCGATTTAAGCCCATACTACCGAAGTAACATCACTTTAGATGTGCAGGAGAGCTGCTTGTTTGGGTTATCTAGGAGTATCTTTGAGATGCTAAAGCGTTAA
- a CDS encoding AAA family ATPase yields MMKEAQLIPTQPVSVRERFGIDSNLTVMAFEHVGEYVPKVDPNYCFDPEVTLAILAGFTSNRRTLIQGTHGTGKSSHIEQIAARLNWPCLRINLDGHLSRLDFIGKDSIVIKDGMQVTEFKEGILPQSIQQPIALVLDEYDAGRPDVMFVIQQLLEQDGKYTSLEQNRVITPHPSFRLFATCNTLGLGNFSGLYSGTQVLNHSQLDRWNIIATLNYLDPQHETKIVLSKRPELNSESGQQLVEKMIATAGLTRNGFRAGDLSTVMSPRTVITWAENIRIFDNVATAFRLSFLNRCEDEEKELVSEYYFRCFGETLETHTQSYVQSES; encoded by the coding sequence ATGATGAAAGAGGCGCAATTGATACCAACGCAACCGGTAAGTGTGAGAGAACGCTTTGGGATCGACAGCAACCTAACCGTGATGGCATTTGAACATGTGGGCGAATATGTTCCTAAAGTCGATCCTAATTACTGTTTTGATCCTGAAGTAACACTAGCGATATTGGCGGGGTTCACCTCCAATCGACGCACGCTGATACAAGGTACACACGGAACGGGCAAGTCTTCTCACATTGAACAAATCGCCGCGAGATTGAACTGGCCATGCTTGAGGATCAACCTAGACGGACACTTAAGCCGATTGGATTTCATAGGAAAGGACAGCATCGTCATTAAAGATGGAATGCAGGTGACAGAGTTTAAAGAAGGCATTCTTCCGCAAAGTATCCAGCAACCCATAGCTCTGGTCTTAGACGAATACGATGCAGGACGACCAGATGTGATGTTTGTGATCCAACAACTCTTAGAGCAAGACGGCAAATACACCTCTTTAGAGCAAAACCGAGTGATCACGCCTCACCCCTCTTTCCGGCTATTTGCTACCTGTAACACGCTTGGTTTGGGTAACTTCTCGGGTTTATATTCCGGAACTCAAGTACTTAACCATAGTCAGCTTGACCGATGGAACATCATCGCCACGCTTAACTATTTAGATCCGCAACATGAAACCAAGATCGTGTTATCAAAGCGCCCAGAGCTGAACAGTGAAAGTGGTCAGCAGTTAGTAGAGAAAATGATCGCAACCGCTGGTTTAACTCGAAATGGTTTTAGAGCAGGCGATCTGTCGACGGTAATGTCTCCGAGAACCGTGATCACATGGGCTGAAAACATCCGTATATTCGATAACGTAGCGACTGCATTTAGGCTTTCATTCCTAAACCGTTGTGAAGATGAAGAGAAAGAGCTAGTGAGCGAATATTACTTCCGCTGCTTTGGTGAGACTCTTGAAACGCATACTCAAAGTTATGTGCAGTCGGAGTCGTAA
- a CDS encoding TSUP family transporter, which produces MELPVLLAILATIAVGTYFQTVTGFGLGIIVIGLTVSLNLVSLPVIAAVVSIVTLFNCLVALMGKPLLGELKILVVLVIGIIPGVSLGVFLLDELSDSATHILRGLLGAMVLFAGLSFMFKPKTRKERSATVSFLLSGFSSGLAGGLFGMAGPPIVYHLYRQPFTLDLVRSTLLMVFACTSMSRTVNVYAAGDMEQSILWLSAIAVPLVALVTMFARRFPPPLSNDQLRKLVFIVLMLIGGYLMAVSAWSLLAIS; this is translated from the coding sequence ATGGAGTTACCTGTTTTACTCGCCATTCTTGCCACTATTGCGGTCGGTACCTACTTCCAAACTGTCACGGGTTTTGGCCTCGGTATCATCGTGATTGGTTTGACGGTCAGCCTTAATTTGGTTTCTTTACCCGTTATAGCCGCTGTGGTCAGTATTGTGACCTTGTTCAATTGCTTGGTCGCTTTAATGGGTAAACCATTACTTGGGGAGCTCAAGATTCTGGTGGTGTTAGTGATCGGTATTATCCCCGGCGTGTCACTTGGTGTGTTTTTACTGGACGAGTTGAGCGATTCAGCAACGCATATTCTCCGAGGACTATTGGGTGCGATGGTGCTATTCGCAGGTTTGAGTTTTATGTTCAAACCTAAAACCAGAAAAGAGCGCTCGGCAACTGTATCGTTTTTGTTATCTGGTTTTAGCTCTGGGCTAGCGGGAGGGTTGTTTGGAATGGCGGGTCCACCGATTGTTTACCACCTCTATCGGCAGCCTTTTACGCTCGATCTGGTGCGAAGCACACTGCTGATGGTGTTCGCTTGTACCTCTATGTCTCGTACTGTGAATGTCTACGCTGCAGGCGATATGGAACAGAGCATACTGTGGTTATCCGCTATTGCTGTTCCTTTGGTTGCACTTGTCACTATGTTTGCTCGGCGCTTCCCACCGCCGTTGTCGAATGACCAACTCAGAAAGCTGGTATTTATTGTGCTGATGTTGATTGGTGGGTATTTAATGGCTGTCTCTGCATGGTCGTTGCTTGCTATATCTTAG
- the pta gene encoding phosphate acetyltransferase, producing the protein MKAIERIIDKAHLDRKRVVLSEAEDPRVLKAARLAIDKQLAYITLVGDEKAIIEAAQLNHINLAGIHIVSPEVSALKEVLAERLHQLRKAKGMSYDDALEMVKDPLIFANLMVREGLVDGTVNGAVYTTSDVVRAALQIIGPAPDSELVSSFFLMMLCEPFHNLKGGMIFSDCGLVINPNETELASIAVAASNSAQTLLMEEPKVAMLSFSTNGSAKHESVDKVRNAAQLVKQCCPGIAVDQDVQLDAAIVTEIAAKKLPDSEVKGQSNVLIFPNLEAGNIGYKLAERLGGAVAIGPLLQGLNQPANDLSRGCSAEDIFNVIAVTAVQAQQGKVSNSKADIEAAADSENSEESTFEFRY; encoded by the coding sequence ATGAAGGCGATTGAACGGATTATTGACAAGGCTCACTTAGATCGTAAGCGAGTGGTTTTGAGCGAAGCGGAAGACCCTCGTGTACTCAAAGCGGCGCGATTGGCGATAGATAAACAGCTCGCTTACATCACGCTGGTCGGTGATGAAAAGGCGATTATCGAAGCGGCGCAGTTGAACCACATTAATCTCGCGGGCATTCACATTGTTTCACCTGAGGTATCTGCACTTAAAGAAGTGTTAGCCGAGCGGCTTCATCAGTTAAGGAAAGCCAAAGGCATGTCGTACGACGATGCTTTAGAAATGGTCAAAGACCCACTGATTTTTGCCAACTTGATGGTAAGAGAAGGGCTAGTTGACGGCACAGTAAATGGCGCGGTTTATACAACGTCAGATGTGGTGCGAGCTGCGCTGCAGATCATCGGGCCAGCACCAGACAGTGAATTGGTATCGAGCTTCTTTCTGATGATGTTGTGCGAGCCTTTCCATAATCTTAAAGGCGGCATGATTTTCAGTGATTGTGGTTTGGTGATTAACCCCAATGAAACCGAGCTTGCATCGATCGCAGTGGCCGCATCAAACAGTGCTCAAACGCTGCTTATGGAAGAACCTAAGGTGGCAATGTTGTCATTTTCTACCAACGGTAGTGCTAAACACGAATCGGTCGATAAGGTTCGCAATGCCGCTCAGTTAGTGAAACAGTGTTGTCCCGGAATAGCCGTCGATCAGGACGTTCAACTCGATGCTGCGATTGTCACTGAAATAGCCGCGAAAAAGTTGCCCGATTCAGAAGTGAAAGGTCAATCTAACGTGTTGATATTCCCTAATTTGGAAGCGGGGAATATAGGTTATAAGCTCGCAGAAAGGTTAGGTGGCGCGGTCGCGATTGGTCCTTTGCTACAAGGGCTGAATCAGCCCGCCAATGACTTATCTAGAGGGTGTAGTGCCGAAGATATCTTTAACGTAATTGCGGTGACCGCCGTACAAGCGCAGCAAGGGAAAGTGTCTAACTCTAAGGCTGATATTGAAGCTGCTGCTGATTCTGAAAATAGCGAAGAATCGACATTTGAGTTCAGGTATTAA